Proteins encoded together in one Solanum lycopersicum chromosome 7, SLM_r2.1 window:
- the LOC138337424 gene encoding uncharacterized protein has translation MENILKTLTTLCTKVDSMGLRIQKLEEKEESTSQQHDSKNAELRRSADGKKPELEGDVGKLHKTHDNVCLNAATASTSTTKGASGIRYTNLNMNKIFDKPFIPKNQKDSLFIPPQIHTYSESLNQDKKAYNHITRSYIENLYKIQNYLNSTPRSPTTKDPNTDFITQKLQGYNKLIAQPGTNANLVKTCYSYGLLNTVYTQTGDEISTIPELYKAFMNYKRITKGTLFYIKFYSAPAEILFDEIKPIIQVIKIGLTRDMIIPEDIGIQQEIQKIEIPEFYANKRVIGIATILNELTNNYLNGNSVWSYYVREQVMIYSNSKEIREQDMEEIRQWILSLLKPEQKPTTRALRKGFISEELLTRYCKIIGQKYPDHIF, from the exons atggaaaacatactcaaaaccctaactacactttgtacaaaagtggacagtatgggattgagaattcaaaagctagaagaaaaggaagaatctacaagtcagcagcatgactctaaaaatgcggagctacgtcgttcggcagacggtaaaaagccagaactagaaggagacgttgggaaactccataaaacccatgacaatgtttgtttaaatgcagctacagcaagcacatctacaacaaaaggagccagtggaataagatatacaaatttaaatatgaacaaaatcttcgataaaccatttattccaaagaaccaaaaagactcattatttataccaccacaaatacatacttactcagaaagtttaaaccaagataaaaaagcctacaaccacataacccgctcatatattgaaaacctttataaaatccaaaattatttaaactcaacacctagatctccaactaccaaagaccctaatactgattttataacacaaaagctacaaggatataataagttaatagcacaaccaggcaccaatgcaaatctagtaaaaacatgttatagttatggattacttaatacagtttatacccaaacaggagatgaaatatctaccataccagagctatacaaagcctttatgaactataaaagaattactaaaggaacattgttttatataaagttttattcagcaccagcagagatattatttgatgagataaaaccaattatacaagttataaaaattggtttgaccagagatatgataattccagaagatatcggaatacaacaagaaatacaaaagattgagataccaGAATTCTACGCCAACAAAAGAGTTATAGGAATAGCAActatcctaaatgaactaactaacaattatttaaacggaaattcagtatggagctattatgtacgagagcaagttatgatatattcaaattctaaagaaatcAGAGAACAAGATATGGAAGAGATACGCCAATGGATACTTAGTCTACTCAAGCCAGagcaaaaaccaacaacaagagCATTAAGGAAAGGGTTTATTTCGGAAGAATTATTAACCAgatattgcaaaattattggacaaaaataccctgaccatatat TTTAA